A window from Planococcus maritimus encodes these proteins:
- a CDS encoding DUF2621 family protein: MELAGWFLWFILFWVVVLVGLFAIGGYFMFRKFLKSMPKKDGLSDLNWEEYYVEKTIHLWGAKEKELLNELVQPVPDLFRPVAKQKIAGRIGEILLEEKAKKMEMQHIIRGYIQATPKRDHKFLRKKMGELEIDLTPYEQYFDQ; this comes from the coding sequence GTGGAATTAGCAGGCTGGTTTTTATGGTTCATATTATTTTGGGTCGTGGTGTTGGTCGGGCTGTTTGCGATCGGCGGCTATTTTATGTTCCGGAAATTCTTGAAATCGATGCCGAAAAAAGACGGCTTGTCCGATCTGAACTGGGAAGAATATTATGTAGAGAAAACGATTCATCTATGGGGCGCTAAAGAAAAAGAACTGCTCAATGAACTCGTGCAGCCGGTACCGGATCTGTTCCGCCCGGTAGCGAAACAAAAGATTGCAGGGCGCATCGGCGAGATTTTACTTGAAGAAAAAGCCAAAAAGATGGAAATGCAACACATCATCCGCGGCTATATCCAAGCAACGCCAAAGCGCGACCATAAATTTTTGCGCAAAAAAATGGGGGAACTCGAAATCGATCTTACCCCCTACGAACAATACTTTGATCAGTGA
- a CDS encoding DUF1659 domain-containing protein: MAFSDFKNASMRLTFDNGLDGQGRLKRKVKAYPNVAEAATADGIFQVAQVLEAFGTKPLMELEKISGSSIYQ; the protein is encoded by the coding sequence ATGGCATTCAGTGATTTTAAGAACGCAAGCATGCGCTTGACGTTTGACAACGGGCTTGATGGGCAAGGACGTTTGAAGCGTAAAGTGAAGGCGTATCCGAACGTGGCAGAAGCGGCGACTGCTGATGGGATTTTCCAAGTAGCGCAAGTGTTGGAAGCATTCGGCACAAAACCGCTTATGGAACTGGAGAAAATCTCCGGTTCAAGCATTTACCAATAA
- a CDS encoding YvrJ family protein → MQEWMQWIQELGFPIFVSFYLMHRVEGKLVAIHDALITMKAP, encoded by the coding sequence ATGCAAGAGTGGATGCAATGGATACAAGAACTGGGGTTTCCGATATTCGTTTCGTTTTACCTGATGCACCGCGTGGAGGGCAAACTTGTGGCTATTCACGACGCGCTCATTACCATGAAGGCGCCGTAA
- the argH gene encoding argininosuccinate lyase, giving the protein MTKLWGGRFQKTAEQWVDEFGASISFDQKLVLEDLQGSMAHVTMLSSCKILPQQDADLILSGLQTLQKKAENGELEYSVSNEDIHLNLEKLLIDEIGPVGGKLHTGRSRNDQVATDMHLYLKNRVTEIIELIEGFQSAIVEQSEAHVETVVPGYTHLQRAQPISFGHHLMTYFWMLQRDKERMQESLKRIDVSPLGAGAMSGTSFPIDRELSAELLGFSGVYQNSLDAVSDRDFILEFLSNSSMLMMHLSRFAEEIILWSSEEFRFIELDDTFSTGSSIMPQKKNPDMAELVRGKTGRVYGNLFGLLTTLKGLPLAYNKDMQEDKEGMFDTVHTLMGSLPIFEGMIRTMNVNTASMEKAVNSDFSNATELADYLAAKGMPFREAHDVTGKLVFTCIQRGYYLKDLPLEDLQAASPLIEDDIYETLLPETAVKRRNSLGGTGFDQVHHQLGLAKKLIG; this is encoded by the coding sequence ATGACCAAACTGTGGGGCGGTCGTTTTCAAAAGACAGCTGAACAGTGGGTCGATGAGTTCGGGGCTTCTATTTCCTTTGACCAGAAATTAGTGCTCGAGGATCTTCAGGGCAGCATGGCGCATGTCACCATGCTGTCTTCCTGCAAGATCTTGCCTCAGCAAGACGCTGACTTGATCTTGTCGGGGCTTCAGACGCTGCAGAAAAAAGCGGAGAACGGAGAACTTGAGTACAGCGTATCGAACGAAGACATCCACTTGAACTTAGAAAAACTATTGATCGATGAAATCGGCCCTGTCGGCGGCAAACTGCATACCGGCAGAAGCCGCAACGACCAGGTCGCAACCGATATGCATCTTTATTTGAAAAACCGTGTAACGGAAATCATCGAGTTGATTGAAGGTTTTCAGTCAGCAATCGTCGAACAGTCGGAAGCGCATGTTGAAACGGTCGTGCCGGGATATACCCATCTCCAGCGCGCACAGCCGATTTCATTTGGCCATCATTTAATGACGTATTTCTGGATGCTGCAGCGTGATAAAGAACGCATGCAGGAATCCTTGAAGCGCATTGATGTCTCGCCTTTAGGGGCAGGAGCGATGTCTGGCACGAGTTTCCCAATCGACCGTGAACTGTCCGCCGAGCTGCTGGGCTTCTCAGGCGTTTATCAAAACAGCCTGGATGCTGTCAGCGATCGCGACTTTATCTTAGAATTTCTCAGCAATTCATCGATGCTCATGATGCATTTGTCGCGTTTTGCCGAAGAAATCATTCTTTGGTCCAGCGAAGAGTTTCGTTTTATTGAACTAGATGATACGTTCTCGACCGGATCGAGCATCATGCCGCAAAAGAAAAATCCGGATATGGCGGAACTTGTCCGCGGCAAAACAGGACGCGTTTATGGCAATTTGTTCGGCTTGTTGACGACCTTGAAAGGCTTGCCGCTTGCCTACAATAAAGATATGCAAGAAGACAAAGAAGGCATGTTTGATACGGTCCATACGTTAATGGGCTCATTGCCGATCTTTGAAGGCATGATTCGGACCATGAACGTCAACACCGCATCCATGGAAAAAGCGGTAAACTCCGATTTCTCGAATGCCACAGAATTAGCCGATTACTTGGCGGCAAAAGGCATGCCGTTCCGCGAAGCACACGATGTGACCGGCAAACTGGTGTTCACGTGCATCCAGCGAGGCTATTATTTAAAAGACTTGCCGCTTGAGGATCTCCAGGCAGCGAGCCCGCTGATTGAAGACGATATTTATGAAACCTTGCTTCCCGAGACAGCGGTTAAACGCCGCAATTCACTTGGCGGGACAGGATTTGATCAAGTTCATCATCAATTGGGACTAGCCAAGAAACTCATCGGGTGA
- a CDS encoding cytochrome c biogenesis CcdA family protein encodes MATDINLLLAFGAGFLSFISPCTLPLYPAFLSYITGMTMDEIKNDRKVMQRRGMFHTLFFLLGFSTIFIALGFSTSFFYEWFVRYDELIRQVGALFIVIFGLMIVGVFTPKFLMQDRKFSFKNRPSGFLGTFVIGLAFAAGWTPCTGPITAAIYALAATNPGSGIWYMLAYVLGFAIPFFVLSFFVTRLGWLRKHHSTIMKVGGFIMIAVGVLLFFDGMTYIIRILSPIFGDFQGF; translated from the coding sequence ATGGCAACCGATATTAATTTATTGCTGGCTTTTGGTGCCGGCTTCTTAAGTTTCATCTCGCCATGTACATTGCCTTTGTATCCAGCCTTTTTATCCTATATTACAGGCATGACCATGGATGAGATTAAAAATGACCGGAAAGTAATGCAACGGCGTGGAATGTTCCATACCTTGTTTTTCTTGCTGGGCTTTTCTACGATTTTCATCGCATTGGGATTCAGTACTTCATTTTTCTATGAATGGTTTGTGCGTTATGATGAATTGATTCGTCAAGTAGGCGCTTTGTTCATCGTTATTTTTGGACTGATGATTGTCGGGGTCTTTACACCAAAATTCTTGATGCAAGACCGCAAGTTCTCATTCAAGAATCGACCGTCCGGATTTTTAGGAACTTTCGTTATTGGCCTGGCCTTTGCGGCTGGTTGGACACCTTGCACCGGCCCGATTACAGCGGCGATCTATGCGCTCGCTGCGACCAATCCGGGATCGGGCATCTGGTATATGCTGGCCTATGTACTCGGCTTTGCGATTCCATTTTTCGTGTTGTCGTTTTTCGTTACCCGCCTCGGCTGGTTGCGCAAGCATCACAGCACGATCATGAAAGTCGGCGGATTTATCATGATCGCCGTAGGGGTCTTGCTGTTCTTTGACGGCATGACATACATCATTCGTATTTTGAGCCCGATTTTTGGGGATTTCCAAGGATTCTAA
- a CDS encoding CcdC family protein: MDELFNSIPPAVLLAVTTLGALVMGTLAIVVRSKSAKKPATAKKIILPPLFMSTGALMFIFPFFRVAPLQIAEALLVGALFSIILIRTSNFEVRDGEIYLKRSKAFVFILLGLLLVRLLAKVILSSSIDVGELGGMFWLLAFGMLVPWRLAMLRKYRLIAQQKNAVPE, encoded by the coding sequence ATGGATGAGTTATTCAACAGCATCCCGCCTGCCGTCCTTCTTGCTGTGACGACGCTCGGCGCGCTAGTCATGGGGACACTCGCGATTGTTGTCCGGTCAAAATCGGCTAAAAAGCCAGCAACGGCTAAAAAGATTATCCTGCCGCCTTTATTTATGTCTACAGGCGCCCTGATGTTCATTTTTCCGTTTTTCCGCGTAGCGCCGCTGCAAATTGCTGAAGCGCTATTGGTCGGTGCTTTGTTTTCAATCATCTTGATCCGCACATCGAATTTTGAGGTACGGGATGGGGAAATCTATTTAAAGCGCTCCAAAGCTTTCGTTTTCATTTTGCTCGGGTTATTGCTCGTGCGGTTGCTGGCGAAAGTCATTTTGAGTTCTTCGATTGATGTCGGGGAACTGGGCGGCATGTTTTGGCTGCTCGCTTTTGGTATGCTGGTGCCATGGCGCCTCGCGATGCTACGCAAATACCGGTTGATTGCACAACAAAAAAACGCTGTTCCCGAATAG
- a CDS encoding SCO family protein translates to MKWKWALMLMALMLLAACGTDAVEEFNYTDHRGEQLSKQQLEGTPWLATFVFTNCETVCPPMTFNMADLQKDLESHGLSDYKIVAFSVDPNEDTPEKMQEYLSHYPISDESKWHLLTGYSQDEIAEFATDNFKSLVKNDPNSDQVIHGTSFYLVDQKGEVVGNYDGFEQVPTEEIIEDMQELSQ, encoded by the coding sequence ATGAAGTGGAAATGGGCGTTGATGCTCATGGCGTTGATGCTTCTTGCTGCATGCGGAACCGATGCGGTCGAAGAGTTCAATTACACTGACCACCGCGGCGAGCAATTAAGCAAACAGCAATTGGAAGGGACACCTTGGCTGGCGACATTTGTCTTTACGAACTGTGAGACGGTGTGTCCGCCGATGACTTTCAATATGGCTGATTTGCAGAAGGATCTGGAGTCGCATGGACTGAGCGATTATAAAATCGTCGCGTTCAGTGTAGACCCGAATGAAGATACACCAGAGAAAATGCAGGAATATTTATCACATTACCCAATCTCTGACGAAAGCAAATGGCATTTGCTGACGGGCTATTCGCAGGATGAGATTGCAGAGTTCGCGACGGACAATTTCAAGTCCTTGGTCAAGAACGACCCGAATAGTGACCAAGTTATCCACGGCACTTCTTTTTACTTGGTGGACCAAAAAGGGGAAGTCGTCGGAAATTACGATGGCTTTGAGCAGGTTCCGACTGAAGAAATCATCGAAGATATGCAAGAGCTGTCACAGTGA
- a CDS encoding argininosuccinate synthase gives MNKKIVLAYSGGLDTSVAIPWLKSQGYDVVAVCLDIGEGKDLDFIKKKALQVGAVESYMIDARDEFAEDYALISLQAHTLYEGKYPLVSALSRPLISKKLVEIAVESGATAVAHGCTGKGNDQVRFEVSIKSLNPDLEVVAPVRQWGWSRDEEIAYAKEHDVPVPVNLDSPFSIDMNLWGRANECGILEDPWATPPADAYDITNALEDTPDTPDIVEIEFVKGVPTKLNGIDYKLTDLIFELNHVAGKHGVGRIDHVENRLVGIKSREIYEAPAAMTLIAAHKELEDITLVKEMAHFKPVIEKKMTELIYEGLWFSPLRVALEAFLKETQEFVNGTVRVKLFKGHAITEGRKSPNSLYSEELATYSTDDTFNHESAVGFIELWGLPTVVNSKINKKEVAITAQVKEEVQL, from the coding sequence ATGAACAAAAAAATCGTACTCGCATACTCAGGTGGACTAGATACATCGGTGGCCATTCCGTGGCTGAAATCACAAGGCTACGACGTTGTCGCTGTGTGTCTCGACATCGGAGAAGGAAAAGATTTAGACTTTATCAAGAAAAAAGCGCTGCAGGTCGGAGCGGTCGAAAGCTATATGATCGATGCCAGAGACGAATTTGCCGAAGACTATGCACTCATTTCGCTTCAAGCTCATACATTATATGAAGGCAAATACCCGCTCGTTTCGGCTTTATCGCGTCCGTTAATCTCCAAAAAACTGGTGGAAATCGCAGTGGAAAGCGGCGCAACGGCTGTTGCTCACGGTTGTACAGGAAAAGGCAACGACCAAGTACGTTTTGAAGTATCCATCAAATCGTTGAACCCCGACCTTGAAGTCGTCGCACCTGTTCGCCAGTGGGGTTGGTCACGTGATGAAGAAATCGCCTATGCTAAGGAGCATGACGTGCCGGTACCCGTCAACTTGGATTCGCCATTCTCCATCGACATGAATTTATGGGGCCGTGCCAACGAATGTGGCATTTTAGAAGATCCATGGGCGACGCCGCCAGCTGATGCATATGACATCACCAATGCACTCGAGGATACGCCGGATACACCGGATATCGTGGAAATCGAATTTGTGAAAGGCGTACCGACAAAATTAAACGGCATTGACTATAAATTGACGGATTTGATCTTTGAATTGAACCACGTTGCCGGAAAACATGGCGTCGGCAGAATTGACCACGTCGAAAACAGACTGGTCGGCATTAAATCCCGTGAAATCTATGAAGCTCCGGCGGCGATGACCTTAATCGCCGCGCATAAAGAGCTTGAAGACATTACTTTAGTGAAGGAAATGGCTCACTTCAAACCAGTCATCGAGAAGAAAATGACGGAATTGATCTATGAGGGGCTATGGTTCTCACCTCTACGTGTCGCACTCGAAGCGTTCTTAAAAGAAACGCAGGAGTTCGTCAACGGCACAGTCCGTGTCAAACTGTTCAAGGGCCATGCCATCACAGAAGGGCGTAAGTCACCAAACTCCCTATACAGCGAAGAACTCGCGACTTACTCGACAGATGATACGTTCAACCACGAATCTGCGGTCGGATTCATCGAGCTATGGGGCTTGCCGACTGTCGTCAATTCGAAAATCAACAAGAAAGAAGTGGCCATTACAGCACAAGTTAAAGAGGAGGTACAGCTATGA
- a CDS encoding thioredoxin family protein encodes MEQFQQKITSRESFLLFVKTDHCSVCEGLKPQVEGLEPTASIPFYLVNAARVPELAGQLTLFTAPVVILFKYGKEQLRFARFVRMDELENRLGELEAELDG; translated from the coding sequence ATGGAGCAATTCCAACAAAAAATAACAAGCCGCGAATCGTTTTTGCTGTTCGTTAAAACCGACCATTGTTCAGTATGCGAAGGGCTGAAGCCGCAAGTAGAAGGATTGGAGCCAACTGCATCCATTCCATTCTATTTGGTGAACGCAGCACGCGTGCCAGAGCTCGCAGGGCAGCTGACGCTATTCACTGCGCCTGTAGTCATTTTGTTCAAGTACGGGAAAGAACAATTGCGTTTCGCTCGTTTTGTGCGCATGGATGAGCTGGAGAACCGCCTCGGCGAATTGGAGGCAGAACTGGATGGATGA
- the mscL gene encoding large conductance mechanosensitive channel protein MscL, translating to MWEDFKKFALKGNVLDLAVAVVIGAAFGKIVTSLVEDIIMPGVGILLGGFSVEDLTYTFNGAELRYGAFTQSVIDFFIIAFSIFMVIRLFTRMKREKDVPAEEEPEVLDKKEELLVEIRDLLSKEKTGQ from the coding sequence ATGTGGGAAGATTTTAAGAAATTCGCCTTAAAAGGCAATGTGTTGGATTTGGCAGTAGCGGTAGTCATTGGTGCCGCATTCGGTAAAATTGTCACTTCGCTCGTCGAGGATATCATCATGCCCGGGGTTGGGATTTTGCTCGGTGGATTCAGTGTGGAGGATTTGACTTATACCTTCAATGGCGCAGAACTTCGCTATGGCGCATTTACGCAATCTGTAATTGATTTTTTCATTATTGCCTTTTCTATTTTTATGGTGATTCGTTTATTTACGCGCATGAAACGCGAGAAAGATGTGCCGGCGGAAGAAGAACCGGAAGTGCTCGACAAAAAAGAAGAATTATTGGTCGAGATCCGCGATCTTTTGTCAAAAGAAAAAACCGGCCAATGA
- a CDS encoding DUF2922 domain-containing protein: protein MAKTLELIFETAANKAVTLTVDEPRENLTTQEIATGMQTIVDQNIFEVGGSPFALVKGARVVERNIVEYEV, encoded by the coding sequence ATGGCAAAAACATTGGAATTGATTTTTGAAACAGCCGCAAACAAAGCCGTCACCTTGACGGTCGATGAACCACGCGAAAACTTGACGACACAAGAAATCGCTACGGGCATGCAGACAATTGTCGACCAGAATATTTTTGAAGTCGGCGGCTCGCCATTTGCGCTTGTCAAAGGCGCACGTGTCGTTGAACGCAATATCGTCGAATACGAAGTTTAA